Proteins from a genomic interval of Clostridium cochlearium:
- the deoC gene encoding deoxyribose-phosphate aldolase, with protein sequence MEIQKFIDHTLLKPEATEEQVKKICKEARDYKFASVCVNPYYTSLVSKELQGTDVKTCVVIGFPLGANTKEVKAFETKQAIENGAKEVDMVINIGALKDKKYDVVKEDIKAVVNEAKGKALVKVIIETCLLTEEEKVKACEISKEAGADFVKTSTGFSTGGAKKEDVQLMRKTVGENIGVKASGGIRDYKTSLEMIEAGANRIGASAGIKIVEESK encoded by the coding sequence ATGGAAATACAAAAGTTTATAGATCACACATTATTAAAACCAGAAGCTACAGAGGAACAAGTTAAAAAAATATGTAAAGAAGCAAGAGATTATAAGTTTGCTTCAGTGTGTGTAAATCCTTATTACACTTCATTAGTAAGCAAAGAATTACAAGGCACAGATGTAAAAACTTGTGTAGTTATAGGATTTCCATTAGGAGCTAATACAAAAGAAGTAAAAGCTTTTGAAACAAAACAGGCTATTGAAAATGGAGCAAAAGAAGTTGATATGGTAATAAATATAGGCGCTTTAAAAGATAAAAAATATGATGTAGTAAAAGAAGATATAAAAGCTGTTGTAAATGAAGCTAAAGGAAAAGCTTTAGTTAAGGTTATAATTGAAACTTGCCTTTTAACAGAAGAAGAAAAAGTAAAGGCTTGTGAAATATCAAAAGAAGCAGGAGCTGACTTTGTAAAGACTTCTACAGGATTTTCTACAGGTGGAGCTAAAAAAGAGGATGTTCAATTAATGAGAAAAACTGTAGGAGAAAACATAGGTGTAAAGGCATCAGGTGGAATAAGAGATTATAAAACTTCCTTAGAAATGATAGAGGCAGGAGCTAATAGAATAGGAGCAAGTGCAGGAATTAAAATAGTAGAAGAATCTAAGTAG
- a CDS encoding 5'-nucleotidase C-terminal domain-containing protein: protein MFKERSFKKISSWLVAIFMMLNIFMPMNTSAANNKEDSSVKTINIVTLNDYHGIVKESGKDVGISKFIESVNEFKKENPNTIVLGAGDLFQGTALSNLNYGAPINEMVKELGVIASAVGNHEFDWGVNSIAKWAEEGGYEWLASNIYDKKTGEPVSWAKPYKVVEVDGVKIGLIGLATPETAYKTKPSNIEGIEFRDPIKSAKEWTEKLKSGDIEEGKVDIVIALTHLGSIQDKNTKEITGEAAELAKANLGINAIISGHTHMTVAGEVNKTPIVQAYKNGRAFGNLQIKYNLDDKKVSIKPEVIDLASQVKELKESEEGKKIVEKYEKASASKLNEVVGHTKKDLTHERFEGPSLLGEWVCEVMAKTTKSQIAITNGGGLRRPIDKGDITVGILYELMPFDNTLVTMEVKGSDLKKLIENGIGNDKIGWVAISGLKVKYDLKQPFGDRIYDIKLSDGKKIDMNKYYTLVTNDFMAEGGDNFDFTNAKNKIDTNLPIRDALIKELKEVKTISVDRKNYLESGIKPQAKPQPKPQPKPEIKPSPKKVIYTVKSGDTLYRIGKKYKIDYKTIAKDNGIKNPNLIFIGQKVIINLN from the coding sequence ATGTTTAAAGAAAGAAGTTTCAAAAAAATTTCTTCTTGGTTAGTTGCAATATTTATGATGTTGAATATATTTATGCCAATGAATACATCAGCGGCAAATAACAAAGAAGATAGCAGCGTTAAAACTATTAATATAGTTACTTTAAATGATTATCATGGAATAGTAAAAGAGTCAGGTAAGGATGTAGGAATTTCTAAATTTATAGAAAGTGTAAATGAATTTAAAAAAGAAAACCCTAATACCATAGTACTAGGAGCAGGGGATCTTTTTCAAGGTACCGCACTTTCAAATTTGAACTATGGAGCACCTATAAATGAAATGGTAAAAGAACTTGGAGTTATAGCTTCTGCAGTAGGAAATCATGAATTTGATTGGGGAGTTAATAGCATAGCAAAATGGGCAGAAGAAGGTGGCTATGAATGGTTAGCTTCTAATATATATGACAAAAAAACAGGAGAACCAGTATCCTGGGCTAAGCCTTATAAGGTTGTAGAAGTAGATGGAGTAAAAATAGGACTTATAGGACTAGCTACTCCTGAAACAGCATATAAAACAAAACCAAGCAATATAGAAGGAATAGAGTTTAGAGATCCAATAAAATCAGCAAAAGAATGGACAGAAAAGTTAAAAAGTGGAGATATTGAAGAAGGAAAAGTAGATATAGTAATAGCCCTAACACATTTAGGATCTATTCAAGATAAAAATACAAAAGAAATAACAGGAGAAGCTGCAGAGCTTGCAAAGGCCAATTTGGGAATAAATGCTATAATTTCTGGACATACTCATATGACTGTTGCAGGAGAAGTAAATAAAACTCCTATTGTACAAGCTTATAAAAATGGTAGAGCTTTTGGTAATCTTCAAATAAAATATAATTTAGATGATAAAAAAGTATCTATAAAACCAGAAGTTATAGATTTAGCTTCACAAGTAAAAGAACTAAAAGAATCAGAAGAAGGCAAAAAAATAGTTGAAAAATATGAAAAAGCATCTGCAAGTAAACTAAATGAAGTTGTTGGACATACTAAAAAGGATTTAACTCATGAAAGATTTGAAGGACCTTCATTATTAGGAGAATGGGTTTGTGAAGTGATGGCAAAGACTACAAAATCCCAAATAGCAATTACTAATGGAGGAGGACTTAGACGTCCTATAGATAAAGGAGATATAACTGTAGGAATCCTTTATGAATTAATGCCTTTCGACAATACATTAGTAACTATGGAAGTAAAAGGTTCTGACCTTAAAAAACTTATAGAAAATGGAATAGGAAATGATAAGATTGGTTGGGTTGCAATCTCAGGTTTGAAAGTAAAATATGATTTAAAACAACCTTTTGGTGATAGAATTTATGATATAAAACTTAGCGATGGTAAAAAAATAGATATGAATAAATATTATACATTAGTAACTAATGATTTTATGGCTGAAGGTGGAGATAATTTTGATTTCACTAATGCTAAAAATAAAATAGATACAAATTTACCAATAAGAGATGCGCTTATAAAAGAATTAAAAGAAGTTAAGACTATATCTGTAGATAGAAAGAATTATTTAGAATCAGGAATAAAACCTCAAGCCAAACCTCAACCAAAGCCACAGCCAAAACCAGAAATAAAACCTTCACCAAAAAAGGTTATTTATACAGTTAAATCAGGGGATACTTTATATAGAATAGGTAAGAAATATAAAATAGATTATAAAACTATTGCGAAAGATAATGGAATTAAAAATCCTAATTTGATATTTATAGGACAAAAAGTAATAATAAATTTAAATTAG
- a CDS encoding ArsR/SmtB family transcription factor translates to MYKLMNLFKLLSDETRLRILVLLYHKKLCVCELCGILEISQPNISKHLAKLRDMQFVKDERQEQFIFYSLNIEDKTLKGIFQNIIDNIDKYPVLKSDIKKIKDAEKYLKSCKQL, encoded by the coding sequence TTGTATAAACTAATGAATCTTTTCAAATTGCTTTCCGATGAAACTCGCTTGAGAATATTGGTTTTGTTGTATCATAAAAAACTATGTGTTTGTGAGTTATGTGGGATTTTAGAAATATCTCAACCTAATATATCAAAGCATCTTGCTAAACTTAGGGATATGCAATTTGTAAAAGACGAAAGGCAAGAACAATTTATATTTTATTCTTTGAATATAGAAGATAAAACTTTAAAAGGTATATTTCAAAATATCATTGATAATATTGATAAATATCCAGTTTTAAAAAGTGATATTAAAAAAATTAAGGATGCAGAAAAATATCTTAAATCATGTAAACAACTTTGA
- a CDS encoding thioredoxin family protein, translating to MIIKVLGSGCMNCKKLESNVRKAVEELGINASIEKVTDFKDIVSYGVMATPALVVDEKVKIMGKVPSVDQLKKYL from the coding sequence GTGATTATTAAAGTTTTAGGATCTGGATGTATGAACTGTAAAAAACTAGAGTCTAATGTAAGAAAAGCAGTAGAAGAATTAGGTATTAATGCTTCAATAGAAAAAGTAACTGATTTTAAAGATATTGTATCCTATGGGGTAATGGCAACCCCTGCTTTAGTTGTAGATGAAAAAGTTAAAATAATGGGTAAGGTTCCATCTGTTGACCAACTGAAAAAATACTTATAA
- a CDS encoding pyrimidine-nucleoside phosphorylase: protein MRMYDLILKKRNGEQLTKEEIDFLVEDYTKGNIPDYQVSALLMAIYFQKMNSTETANLTMAMAKSGDTLDLSKIDGIKVDKHSTGGVGDTTTLVLTPMVAALGIPVAKMSGRGLGHTGGTIDKLESFSGFSVEISEEKFIKNVNDKKIAIMGQTADLAPADKKLYALRDVTATVDNISLIASSIMSKKIASGADSIVLDVKVGEGAFMKTHKQALELAKAMVSIGKNVGRNTVAVISDMDQPLGFAIGNALEVKEAIDTLKGKGPKDLLELCLVLGSNMVVLSKKANTVEKAREMLLGTIKDGSAIQKFREFIEAQGGDPSQVDNPEKLPKAKYIVPVESDRDGHVTKIHADNIGLVAMELGAGRATKEDKIDLAVGIVLNKKRGEKVQRGDIIAYIHSNDENKIEKAKKGILKNYEISKEIKEDIPLIYDVIK, encoded by the coding sequence ATGAGAATGTATGATTTAATATTAAAAAAGAGAAATGGCGAACAACTGACAAAAGAAGAAATAGATTTTCTTGTAGAAGATTATACAAAAGGCAATATTCCAGATTATCAGGTTTCTGCTTTATTAATGGCCATATATTTTCAAAAAATGAATAGTACAGAAACTGCTAATTTAACTATGGCTATGGCAAAATCAGGAGATACTTTAGATTTATCTAAAATAGATGGAATAAAGGTTGATAAACACAGCACAGGAGGAGTTGGAGATACCACTACTTTGGTACTTACTCCAATGGTTGCAGCTTTAGGTATACCAGTAGCTAAAATGTCAGGAAGAGGACTTGGACATACAGGTGGTACCATAGATAAATTAGAATCTTTTTCAGGTTTTTCTGTAGAAATATCTGAAGAAAAATTTATAAAAAATGTAAATGATAAAAAAATTGCTATAATGGGTCAAACAGCAGATCTAGCTCCAGCAGATAAAAAATTATATGCATTAAGAGATGTAACAGCTACAGTAGATAATATCTCTTTGATAGCATCTAGCATAATGAGCAAAAAAATAGCATCAGGAGCAGATTCTATAGTATTAGATGTAAAGGTTGGAGAAGGAGCATTTATGAAGACTCATAAGCAAGCATTAGAACTTGCTAAAGCCATGGTTTCCATAGGTAAAAATGTAGGAAGAAATACGGTAGCTGTAATTTCTGATATGGATCAACCATTAGGTTTTGCTATAGGAAATGCACTAGAAGTTAAAGAAGCTATTGATACATTAAAGGGAAAAGGCCCTAAAGATCTTTTAGAACTTTGTTTAGTTCTTGGAAGCAATATGGTAGTGCTTTCTAAAAAGGCTAATACAGTAGAAAAAGCTAGAGAAATGCTATTAGGAACAATTAAAGATGGGTCAGCTATTCAGAAATTTAGGGAATTCATTGAAGCACAAGGTGGAGATCCATCTCAAGTAGATAATCCAGAGAAACTTCCAAAGGCTAAATATATAGTTCCAGTAGAAAGTGACAGAGATGGGCATGTAACTAAAATACATGCTGACAATATAGGATTAGTAGCTATGGAACTTGGTGCAGGAAGAGCAACTAAAGAGGATAAAATAGATTTAGCTGTAGGTATTGTTTTGAATAAGAAAAGAGGGGAAAAAGTTCAAAGGGGAGATATAATTGCCTATATCCACTCCAATGATGAAAACAAAATAGAAAAAGCAAAAAAAGGAATACTTAAAAATTATGAAATATCTAAAGAAATAAAAGAGGATATTCCATTGATTTATGATGTAATAAAATAA
- a CDS encoding permease, producing the protein MDILNTLFSFLNDQLLKMKWLWELIRVLVEKVFNLSINDKLGGSIHFFIYDTIKIFILLSVLIFIISYIQSYFPPEKTKKLLGGIKGIKGRILGALLGTITPFCSCSSIPIFIGFTSAGLPLGVTFSFLISSPMVDLASFLLLTSFFGIKIATAYVLLGLVLAVIGGTVIDKLNMEKHIEEYVWSAPNIDLEPEEMTRKDRINFSKSQLKDIINKVWLYILLGVGIGAAIHNWIPQSFIEKILGTNNPFAVILATLVGIPIYADIFGTIPIAEALVAKGVGIGTVLSFMMAVTTLSLPSMIMLSKVIKPKLLSIFVFIVTIGILIIGYTFNIFSYIFI; encoded by the coding sequence ATGGATATATTAAACACATTATTTTCTTTTTTAAATGACCAATTGTTAAAAATGAAGTGGCTTTGGGAACTTATAAGAGTACTTGTAGAAAAAGTATTTAACTTATCTATAAATGATAAATTAGGTGGTAGTATACATTTTTTTATTTATGACACCATCAAAATTTTTATACTTTTATCAGTATTGATTTTTATAATATCCTATATCCAAAGTTACTTTCCTCCAGAAAAAACCAAAAAATTATTAGGAGGAATTAAAGGTATAAAAGGAAGAATATTAGGCGCTTTATTAGGTACTATAACACCCTTTTGTAGCTGTTCTAGTATACCTATTTTTATAGGATTTACATCAGCAGGTCTTCCATTAGGTGTTACTTTCTCATTTTTAATATCATCACCTATGGTAGATTTAGCATCATTTTTATTATTAACATCTTTCTTTGGAATTAAAATTGCAACAGCTTATGTTTTGTTAGGCTTAGTTCTTGCAGTTATAGGTGGAACTGTAATTGACAAACTAAATATGGAAAAACATATTGAAGAATACGTGTGGTCAGCCCCAAATATAGACCTAGAACCTGAAGAAATGACTCGTAAAGATAGAATAAATTTTTCAAAGAGCCAATTAAAAGATATTATTAACAAAGTATGGCTATACATTTTGCTAGGAGTGGGAATTGGTGCAGCAATACACAACTGGATTCCTCAATCTTTTATAGAAAAAATATTGGGTACTAATAATCCTTTTGCAGTTATACTAGCTACATTGGTGGGTATACCTATCTATGCTGATATATTTGGCACAATACCTATTGCAGAAGCTTTGGTAGCAAAAGGAGTAGGAATTGGTACTGTTTTATCTTTTATGATGGCAGTAACCACTCTTTCACTTCCTTCAATGATTATGTTAAGCAAGGTAATAAAACCAAAATTATTATCCATATTTGTTTTTATTGTTACAATTGGAATCCTAATAATAGGATATACATTTAATATATTTTCATATATTTTTATATAA